A single window of Jiangella alkaliphila DNA harbors:
- a CDS encoding type 2 periplasmic-binding domain-containing protein, with translation MTTRRFGRRAAAALGLVVLATGALTGSAHADPPPNGVRHGAGAAITEQVMQGISEASGGLLTSWHSFGPDPIVVKGITVNRPSGSVEGVNALRRSLGVAAPVPPGDQHPVPVGSDVFDFARSSSGPGTNASLTGQLVYVPFALDGVTTATGPTSAINADQFTLDQLRTLYRDGASVTVGGTTYTPDVNITLLVPQSGSETRQLWAEQMQINATTLPAWVHDSIGGVPFQEHDGSLLGADPNAIGPYSIAQWIAQGNGLPGVPDRRNGADLHNNNGVAPYTEATPGNEVFNSAFPITRQLYNVMSYNQVRTGGTDSLLRIAFNGASSRVCTATTNGQPTITLHGFGSLGSGCGAILETLRAFPNG, from the coding sequence ATGACAACGAGAAGGTTCGGCCGGAGGGCAGCCGCGGCGTTGGGCCTCGTCGTTCTGGCGACCGGCGCACTGACCGGGTCGGCACATGCCGATCCGCCACCCAACGGTGTGCGGCACGGCGCGGGCGCGGCCATCACCGAGCAGGTGATGCAAGGCATCTCGGAAGCATCCGGTGGCCTGCTGACGTCGTGGCACTCGTTCGGCCCGGACCCGATCGTCGTCAAGGGGATCACGGTGAACCGGCCGAGCGGATCCGTCGAAGGCGTGAACGCCTTGCGCCGCTCGCTGGGCGTCGCCGCACCGGTGCCCCCGGGCGACCAGCACCCGGTACCCGTGGGATCGGACGTCTTCGACTTCGCGCGTTCGTCCAGCGGTCCGGGCACCAACGCCAGCCTGACCGGTCAGCTCGTGTACGTGCCGTTCGCGCTGGACGGCGTGACGACCGCGACCGGTCCGACCAGCGCCATCAACGCTGACCAGTTCACGCTGGACCAGTTGCGCACGCTCTACCGCGACGGAGCTTCCGTGACGGTGGGTGGCACCACCTACACGCCGGACGTGAACATCACGCTGCTGGTTCCGCAGTCCGGCTCGGAGACGCGTCAGCTCTGGGCCGAGCAGATGCAGATCAACGCCACCACGCTGCCGGCGTGGGTGCACGACTCGATCGGCGGCGTGCCGTTCCAGGAGCACGACGGTTCGCTGCTCGGGGCCGACCCGAACGCGATCGGCCCGTACTCGATCGCCCAGTGGATCGCTCAGGGGAACGGGCTGCCCGGCGTTCCGGACCGTCGCAACGGCGCGGACCTGCACAACAACAACGGTGTGGCGCCGTACACCGAGGCCACGCCCGGCAACGAGGTGTTCAACTCGGCGTTCCCGATCACACGGCAGCTCTACAACGTCATGTCGTATAACCAGGTTCGCACGGGCGGCACCGACTCCCTCCTGCGCATCGCGTTCAACGGCGCGAGCTCCCGTGTGTGCACCGCGACCACCAATGGGCAGCCGACGATCACGCTCCACGGCTTCGGCTCGCTGGGAAGTGGCTGCGGCGCGATCCTCGAGACGCTGCGGGCGTTCCCCAACGGCTGA
- a CDS encoding Ig-like domain-containing protein produces the protein MWGSFIGHPAFQEPGSYEILAFCHTDLPATNANTVAAFSAWLTFNDLSWQITAEPPSATQTSVTLDATVDDEPVTDVEAGTEVELTATMDPSEATGSVEFFDSHPDLDEPVSLGEADVSSGTATIALDDLDAGEYVLTAAFSPEDPNEFAESQTAAGIPLTVNDPAAVQTTTTLTVAPESPVEAGAEVTMTATVAPGEAAGTVQFRAGTETVGEAVPVESGTAELTTTELPEGELSLTASFSPTDPAAFTASTSTSVPYTVGDTGPQVTAVDADGNPLGDNPVLQDGQVVTLTAPGFQAEEEVTVTLDAGTDTEEVLGDPIPADDEGSVVTEFTATAMEPGQHQLDFAGAGQTLEWPFQLAGETGEENGTETGEENGTENGDDTGAAGGTDDGTAGAAGGTAGGNANPSGNLAQTGAFIVGPALLLGLAAVSAGYAFVRRSRRDELLTFDDAAGS, from the coding sequence GTGTGGGGCTCATTCATCGGTCATCCCGCGTTCCAGGAGCCGGGGAGCTATGAGATCCTGGCGTTCTGTCACACCGACCTTCCGGCGACCAACGCGAACACCGTCGCCGCGTTCTCCGCATGGCTGACATTCAACGATCTCAGCTGGCAGATCACCGCGGAGCCGCCCTCGGCGACGCAGACGAGTGTGACCCTGGATGCCACCGTCGATGACGAGCCGGTCACTGACGTTGAGGCCGGCACCGAGGTCGAGCTCACCGCGACGATGGACCCGTCGGAGGCGACTGGTTCGGTCGAGTTCTTCGACAGCCACCCGGACCTCGACGAGCCCGTGTCGCTCGGCGAGGCCGACGTCTCGTCCGGGACCGCAACGATCGCATTGGACGATCTCGACGCCGGCGAGTACGTCCTGACTGCGGCGTTCAGCCCCGAGGACCCCAACGAGTTCGCCGAGTCGCAGACGGCCGCCGGGATCCCGCTGACCGTGAACGACCCGGCGGCGGTGCAGACCACCACGACGTTGACCGTGGCGCCGGAAAGCCCGGTCGAGGCGGGCGCCGAGGTGACGATGACGGCAACGGTTGCGCCGGGTGAAGCCGCGGGCACGGTGCAGTTCCGGGCCGGCACCGAGACCGTCGGCGAGGCCGTGCCGGTCGAGTCGGGAACCGCGGAGCTGACCACGACGGAGCTGCCCGAGGGCGAGCTGTCGCTGACCGCGTCCTTCTCGCCGACCGACCCGGCGGCGTTCACGGCGTCCACCTCGACCTCGGTGCCGTACACGGTGGGCGACACCGGTCCGCAGGTGACTGCCGTCGACGCGGACGGCAACCCGCTCGGCGACAACCCGGTGCTGCAGGACGGCCAGGTCGTGACGCTCACCGCCCCCGGCTTCCAGGCGGAGGAAGAGGTCACCGTCACGCTCGACGCGGGCACCGACACCGAGGAGGTGCTCGGCGACCCGATCCCGGCCGACGACGAGGGGTCCGTGGTGACGGAGTTCACCGCGACCGCGATGGAGCCGGGTCAGCACCAGCTCGACTTCGCCGGCGCCGGCCAGACGCTCGAGTGGCCGTTCCAGCTGGCCGGCGAGACGGGCGAGGAGAACGGCACCGAGACCGGCGAGGAGAACGGCACCGAGAACGGCGACGACACCGGCGCGGCCGGCGGGACTGACGACGGCACCGCTGGCGCTGCCGGTGGCACCGCCGGCGGGAACGCCAACCCGTCCGGCAACCTCGCGCAGACCGGCGCCTTCATCGTCGGGCCGGCGCTGCTCCTGGGCCTGGCCGCGGTCAGCGCGGGCTACGCGTTCGTCCGCCGCAGCCGACGCGACGAGCTGCTGACCTTCGACGACGCCGCTGGCTCCTGA
- a CDS encoding substrate-binding domain-containing protein → MKVKTFGKTAAFGLAAAALTLGAFSAPAQADPPPEGVRVGAGSDTTQDVLQGISVASGGLLESWHASPNVHSSITPKPGFTVTRPNGSSEGRDALRRSRGTNVNTPWATQPVPLGSDVFDFARSSSGPGTNASLTGQLVYVPFALDAVTTATGPSSTIDADQFTLAQLRTLYRDGASVTVGGTTYTPDVNITLLIPQSGSGTRQFWADQMQINATTLPAWVHDNIGGAPFQEHDGSLLAANPNAIGPYSIAQWIAQGNSLAGVPDRRNGADLHNINGVAPYTEATPGNEVLNTAFPITRQVYNIVSYDEVRTGGTDATLRTAFNGPNSRACTATTGGQLTITTYGFGSLGSGCGAILETLRAFPNG, encoded by the coding sequence ATGAAGGTCAAGACCTTCGGGAAGACCGCCGCGTTCGGGCTGGCAGCCGCCGCGCTGACGCTCGGCGCGTTCAGCGCTCCGGCCCAGGCCGACCCGCCGCCGGAGGGCGTGCGCGTGGGCGCCGGCTCGGACACCACCCAGGACGTGCTGCAGGGCATCTCCGTCGCGTCCGGTGGTCTGCTGGAGTCGTGGCACGCGTCGCCGAACGTCCACAGCTCCATCACGCCCAAGCCCGGCTTCACGGTCACCCGGCCGAACGGCTCGAGCGAGGGCCGGGACGCGCTGCGTCGCTCGCGCGGCACCAACGTCAACACGCCGTGGGCGACCCAGCCGGTTCCGCTCGGCTCGGACGTCTTCGACTTCGCGCGTTCGTCCAGCGGCCCGGGCACCAACGCCAGCCTGACCGGTCAGCTCGTGTACGTGCCGTTCGCGCTGGACGCCGTCACCACGGCGACCGGCCCGAGCAGCACCATCGACGCTGACCAGTTCACCCTGGCGCAGCTGCGCACGCTCTACCGCGATGGCGCCTCGGTGACGGTCGGCGGCACCACCTACACGCCGGACGTGAACATCACGCTGCTCATCCCGCAGTCCGGCTCGGGCACGCGCCAGTTCTGGGCCGACCAGATGCAGATCAACGCCACCACGCTGCCGGCGTGGGTGCACGACAACATCGGCGGGGCCCCGTTCCAGGAGCACGACGGCTCGCTGCTCGCGGCGAACCCGAATGCGATCGGCCCGTACTCGATCGCCCAATGGATCGCCCAGGGCAACAGCCTGGCCGGCGTGCCGGACCGTCGCAACGGCGCGGACCTGCACAACATCAACGGTGTGGCGCCGTACACCGAGGCCACCCCGGGCAACGAGGTGCTCAACACGGCCTTCCCGATCACCCGGCAGGTCTACAACATCGTGTCCTACGACGAGGTTCGCACCGGCGGCACCGACGCCACCCTGCGCACCGCGTTCAACGGCCCCAACTCCCGTGCGTGCACGGCGACCACCGGCGGCCAGCTGACGATCACGACCTACGGCTTCGGCTCCCTCGGGAGCGGCTGTGGCGCGATCCTCGAGACGCTGCGGGCCTTCCCCAACGGCTGA
- a CDS encoding phosphate ABC transporter substrate-binding protein PstS, with product MTPTSPRWTVLRWVGGLLAVVLIGQAVITGAAREAAAAEFAPVSGSGSTWSSNAVAAWAANVYQQGMSINFAAQGSSIGRTQFKEGTVDFAVSEIPYGIQDGNNTDPPPSRGYAYMPIVAGGTAFMYNLSIGGQRVTNLRLSGNVIAGIFTGQITQWNDPAIAADNPLLTLPAIRIVPVVRSDGSGTSAQFTAWMLDQHAGAWNAYCAETGRNPCTQTSSYPTIPGMISQAQSNGVAGYVTRAAGAITYVEYSYALQSGFPVAKVRNASDYYVEPTDYAVAVGLLGAEIDENPASANYLTQNLDGVYGNGDDRAYPLSSYSYMILPTELENGFTENKGYTLGSFAYYFLCEGQRQAGPLGYSPLPINLVQAGFDQVRKIPGVEAQSIDIAGCNNPTFSNDGTNTLAINAPQPPACDAVGPTQCTTGTGGNDDPTPPNPPGGGGDEGGGGTDGGGGTDGGGGTDGGGGTDGGAATGTDTGGAATGTDTGGAATGTDTGTATGTATGTDTGTAAGTDTGTDTGTDTGGQVIDPETGEIISGGDATGADGGSGQNVAAVPVSLQASSGWGFQHTLMVLAGALLLGVVIGPPVISRTLGNRNNAAGRTS from the coding sequence ATGACGCCGACGTCTCCGCGCTGGACCGTGCTGCGCTGGGTCGGTGGCCTGCTGGCAGTGGTCCTGATCGGCCAGGCCGTCATCACCGGTGCCGCTCGCGAGGCGGCAGCGGCCGAGTTCGCGCCTGTCTCCGGCTCCGGCTCCACGTGGAGTTCGAACGCCGTGGCCGCATGGGCGGCCAACGTCTACCAGCAGGGCATGAGCATCAACTTCGCCGCCCAGGGCTCCTCGATCGGACGCACTCAGTTCAAGGAGGGCACGGTCGACTTCGCCGTCTCGGAGATTCCCTACGGGATCCAGGACGGCAACAACACCGACCCGCCGCCCAGCCGCGGCTACGCCTACATGCCGATCGTGGCCGGCGGCACCGCGTTCATGTACAACCTGTCGATCGGTGGCCAGCGGGTGACCAACCTGCGGCTCTCCGGCAACGTCATCGCGGGCATCTTCACCGGGCAGATCACCCAGTGGAACGACCCCGCGATCGCGGCGGACAACCCGCTGCTGACGCTGCCGGCCATCCGGATCGTGCCGGTGGTCCGGTCCGACGGCTCGGGCACGTCGGCCCAGTTCACCGCCTGGATGTTGGACCAGCATGCCGGCGCCTGGAACGCCTACTGCGCGGAGACCGGGCGCAACCCCTGCACCCAGACGTCGAGCTACCCCACCATCCCGGGGATGATCAGCCAGGCGCAGTCGAACGGCGTCGCGGGCTATGTCACCCGGGCGGCCGGCGCGATCACCTACGTCGAGTACTCCTACGCGCTGCAGTCGGGGTTCCCGGTGGCGAAGGTCCGCAACGCGTCGGACTACTACGTCGAGCCGACCGACTACGCCGTCGCCGTAGGCCTGCTAGGCGCCGAGATCGACGAGAATCCCGCCTCGGCCAACTATCTGACGCAGAACCTCGACGGCGTCTACGGCAACGGCGACGACCGCGCGTATCCGCTCTCGTCGTACTCCTACATGATCCTGCCGACCGAGCTGGAGAACGGCTTCACCGAGAACAAGGGCTACACACTGGGTTCGTTCGCCTATTACTTCCTGTGCGAGGGACAGAGACAGGCGGGTCCACTCGGGTATTCCCCACTGCCGATCAACCTGGTGCAGGCCGGCTTCGATCAGGTGCGCAAGATCCCCGGCGTCGAGGCCCAGAGCATCGACATCGCCGGCTGCAACAACCCGACGTTCTCGAACGACGGCACCAACACGCTCGCGATCAACGCGCCGCAACCACCGGCCTGCGACGCGGTGGGGCCGACGCAGTGCACGACCGGCACCGGCGGCAACGACGACCCGACCCCGCCGAACCCGCCCGGTGGGGGTGGTGACGAAGGCGGCGGCGGAACCGACGGCGGTGGCGGCACAGATGGCGGCGGCGGAACCGACGGTGGCGGCGGAACCGACGGCGGCGCCGCCACAGGGACCGACACCGGTGGCGCCGCGACCGGCACCGACACCGGTGGCGCCGCCACGGGCACCGACACCGGCACGGCGACCGGAACGGCCACGGGCACCGACACGGGTACCGCGGCCGGCACGGATACCGGCACCGACACCGGTACGGACACCGGCGGGCAGGTGATCGACCCGGAGACCGGCGAGATCATCAGCGGTGGCGACGCCACCGGCGCCGACGGCGGATCGGGGCAGAACGTCGCGGCCGTCCCCGTGTCGTTGCAGGCGTCGTCCGGCTGGGGATTCCAGCACACGCTGATGGTCCTGGCCGGCGCCCTGCTCCTCGGCGTGGTCATCGGCCCGCCGGTGATCTCCCGAACGCTCGGGAACCGCAACAACGCTGCCGGGAGGACGTCGTGA
- the pstA gene encoding phosphate ABC transporter permease PstA: MTALDTRNPGPVTDTPSPGGTTLPPPVSPGGPEETRRNLVMLRTSDVFALLGAMSAALAITFLLFTQLLPIDGGIGFVIIAYVLFLVIYALLVSLDEDGPAVRDKVAAVAVHGIAVLLGMALVFVVVYTIARGLEALPNLNFYTEDMRSTGPLDPLTQGGIVHGLVGTLIMISIALAITIPLGVTCAVFLTEIPGRFSRLVRTICEAMTALPSIVAGLFIYATWITMLGFDQSGFAAGLAITVMMLPIVIRAADVVLRLVPGTLKEASYAAGAGQWRTVWHVTLPTARSGLMTSLILGTARGIGETSPVLLTAGFTTAMNTDPFNEPMVSMPLLVFDSVKNPQPEMIARGFGTAAALMVLVLVLFAVGRAIGGRGPGQLTRRQQHRRVLASRRDAERFRALEAARPQLATNEEGKSQ, translated from the coding sequence ATGACCGCTCTCGACACCCGGAACCCTGGTCCGGTCACCGACACGCCCTCGCCGGGCGGCACCACGTTGCCGCCGCCGGTATCGCCGGGCGGCCCGGAGGAGACGCGTCGCAACCTGGTGATGCTTCGTACGTCGGACGTCTTCGCGCTCCTCGGCGCGATGTCCGCGGCGCTGGCGATCACCTTCCTCCTGTTCACCCAGCTGTTGCCGATCGACGGCGGCATCGGCTTCGTGATCATCGCCTATGTCCTGTTCCTGGTGATCTACGCGCTGCTGGTGTCGCTGGACGAGGACGGCCCAGCGGTCCGCGACAAGGTGGCCGCCGTCGCCGTGCACGGGATCGCCGTGCTCCTGGGCATGGCCCTGGTGTTCGTCGTCGTGTACACCATCGCGCGCGGGCTCGAGGCACTGCCGAACCTGAACTTCTACACCGAGGACATGCGCAGCACGGGTCCGCTCGACCCGCTGACGCAGGGTGGCATCGTTCACGGCCTGGTGGGCACCCTGATCATGATCTCGATCGCGCTGGCCATCACCATCCCGCTCGGCGTCACCTGCGCGGTGTTCCTGACCGAGATCCCGGGCCGCTTCAGCCGGCTGGTGCGCACCATCTGCGAGGCGATGACGGCGCTGCCGTCCATCGTGGCGGGCCTGTTCATCTACGCGACCTGGATCACGATGCTCGGGTTCGACCAGTCCGGTTTCGCGGCCGGCCTGGCGATCACGGTCATGATGCTGCCGATCGTCATCCGCGCCGCCGACGTCGTCCTTCGTCTGGTGCCGGGGACGCTGAAGGAGGCCTCGTACGCGGCCGGTGCGGGGCAGTGGCGCACGGTCTGGCACGTCACCCTTCCGACGGCCCGCTCCGGGTTGATGACGTCGCTGATCCTCGGGACGGCGCGCGGCATCGGCGAGACCTCGCCCGTGCTGCTGACGGCCGGGTTCACCACCGCGATGAACACCGACCCGTTCAACGAGCCGATGGTGTCGATGCCGCTGCTCGTCTTCGACAGCGTCAAGAACCCGCAGCCGGAGATGATCGCCCGCGGCTTCGGCACGGCCGCCGCGTTGATGGTGCTCGTCCTGGTGCTCTTCGCCGTCGGCCGTGCGATCGGGGGTCGTGGCCCGGGCCAGCTGACCCGCCGCCAGCAACACCGCCGCGTCCTGGCATCACGCCGCGACGCCGAGCGATTCCGTGCCCTTGAGGCCGCCCGTCCCCAGCTCGCGACCAATGAGGAAGGAAAGAGCCAATGA
- the pstC gene encoding phosphate ABC transporter permease subunit PstC, which produces MSTTTTTRVEPEGEVAEDAPRALKAAIGPSDRIFRGISRGGGFAVLAIMSLIGVFLTFRALEALREAGWSFVTTEAWAPDSGEFGIAAVLVGTVLIAIVAICIAVPLAIGTALYISEYAPARFKSTLIGMVDLMAAVPSVVYGLWGAFFLQWNILGVSRWISTWFGWIPFLDVESADPRDPLATMTVYTASTFIAGIVVAMMVTPIACSVMREVFSQAPAGEREGAYALGATKWGMIRSVVLPYGKGGMIGGTMLGLGRALGETIGVYMVISPVFVIQPRILESGANSVSSLIALRFGEASPFALSALMAAGLALFLMTLVVNFAASSIIARSRSGAVSDA; this is translated from the coding sequence ATGTCGACCACCACGACGACGCGTGTCGAGCCCGAGGGTGAGGTCGCCGAGGACGCGCCACGTGCGTTGAAGGCTGCCATCGGACCCAGCGACCGCATCTTCCGAGGCATCTCCCGAGGCGGCGGTTTCGCCGTCCTGGCGATCATGTCGCTCATCGGGGTGTTCCTGACCTTCCGTGCGCTGGAGGCGTTGCGCGAGGCCGGCTGGTCGTTCGTGACCACCGAGGCATGGGCGCCCGACTCCGGCGAGTTCGGCATCGCGGCCGTGCTGGTGGGCACGGTCCTGATCGCGATCGTGGCGATCTGCATCGCCGTCCCACTGGCCATCGGGACGGCCCTGTACATCTCGGAGTACGCTCCCGCGCGCTTCAAGTCGACGCTGATCGGCATGGTCGACCTCATGGCGGCGGTGCCGAGCGTCGTGTACGGGCTCTGGGGCGCGTTCTTCCTGCAGTGGAACATCCTCGGCGTGTCCCGGTGGATCTCCACCTGGTTCGGCTGGATCCCGTTCCTGGACGTCGAGTCCGCCGACCCGCGCGACCCGCTGGCCACCATGACCGTCTATACGGCGTCGACCTTCATCGCCGGCATCGTCGTCGCGATGATGGTCACCCCCATCGCCTGCTCGGTGATGCGCGAGGTGTTCTCGCAGGCCCCGGCCGGTGAGCGCGAGGGCGCCTACGCCCTCGGCGCGACGAAGTGGGGGATGATCCGCTCGGTCGTGCTGCCGTACGGCAAGGGCGGCATGATCGGCGGGACGATGCTCGGCCTGGGCCGGGCTCTCGGCGAGACCATCGGCGTCTACATGGTCATCTCGCCGGTGTTCGTCATCCAGCCACGCATTCTCGAGAGCGGCGCCAACTCGGTGTCGTCGCTCATCGCGCTGCGGTTCGGCGAGGCGTCGCCCTTCGCCTTGTCCGCCCTGATGGCCGCAGGCCTCGCACTGTTCCTGATGACGCTGGTGGTCAACTTCGCCGCGTCGTCCATCATCGCCCGGTCGCGCTCCGGCGCCGTGAGTGACGCGTAG
- a CDS encoding glycerophosphodiester phosphodiesterase, whose amino-acid sequence MSNSLLKRTLVVSALVAVAGATAVAPAQAGGSYHDEPDNIAHHGAAGEAPENTLAAIDLALDQDADFVEVEVQRTSDGKLVAFEDITLARTTNAEEVFPERNPWFISDFTLAELRQLDAGSWFGPEFAGERIPTLREVIREVTYRDGLLIDITNPGIYPGIEADILEELSADRWYFLLAQRLGTIVVQSWDAESARTFSTLAPAAVPVGAAYGYRPGVDELTAVSEWADFVSVFQGTFEDALVGEAHGLGLDVNVHTVNTPAQMDALADLGVDGIVTDFPAVLDDVLD is encoded by the coding sequence ATGTCGAACTCTCTGCTCAAACGGACCCTCGTGGTGTCCGCGCTCGTCGCCGTGGCCGGTGCGACCGCAGTCGCCCCGGCTCAGGCCGGCGGCAGCTACCACGACGAGCCCGACAACATCGCCCACCACGGTGCGGCGGGCGAGGCGCCCGAGAACACGCTGGCCGCGATCGACCTCGCCCTCGACCAGGACGCCGACTTCGTCGAGGTCGAGGTCCAGCGCACCTCCGACGGCAAGCTCGTCGCATTCGAGGACATCACGCTCGCCCGGACCACGAACGCGGAGGAGGTCTTCCCCGAGCGCAACCCGTGGTTCATCTCGGACTTCACCCTCGCCGAGCTGCGGCAGCTGGACGCCGGCTCCTGGTTCGGGCCGGAGTTCGCCGGGGAGCGCATCCCCACGCTGCGTGAGGTGATCCGTGAGGTCACCTACCGCGACGGTCTCCTGATCGACATCACCAACCCCGGCATCTACCCGGGCATCGAGGCGGACATCCTCGAGGAGCTCTCGGCCGACCGGTGGTACTTCCTGCTCGCGCAGCGCCTCGGCACCATCGTCGTCCAGTCGTGGGACGCGGAGTCGGCGCGGACGTTCTCGACCCTGGCGCCGGCCGCCGTCCCGGTGGGCGCGGCGTACGGGTACCGCCCGGGCGTCGACGAGCTGACGGCCGTCAGCGAGTGGGCGGACTTCGTCAGCGTCTTCCAGGGCACCTTCGAGGACGCGCTGGTCGGCGAGGCGCACGGGCTCGGTCTCGACGTCAACGTCCACACCGTGAACACGCCGGCGCAGATGGACGCGCTCGCCGACCTCGGCGTCGACGGCATCGTGACCGACTTCCCGGCCGTGCTCGACGACGTCCTGGACTAG
- a CDS encoding LamG-like jellyroll fold domain-containing protein, with amino-acid sequence MSDTRTGGVARRRLLQGAIAAPAALAVPGLIGAAGTAQTAAAAPVVPPASAGFDPDSPRFALAVLPDTQYLFDEDRSDPVPLATTFRYLAEQRGLANVAFMTHLGDITEHGTQDEIDLADQTFEALDGVVPFSVLAGNHDIPGGNDQRGDTPYLRAFGPSRFTGSDTFGGSSPDGYNSFHVIPAAGREWLVLALDWRVSDAGLAWARGVVDAHPKLPAIVTTHDLAYADDEGAATLSGNGQRLWDGLIRAKDQIFLALGGHYWPPGRTVLRNDAGHDVHVHITNYQDRYYGGAGMIRLYQFDLVRNTIDVETFAPWFLMRDAGERPPLGSEVIELTDDVDRFSLPVDFEARFEAFAPAPKPPQVPPTRVVGKDTVAYWRFDTLGLRGRVEEGATVANGAVAQDLTRKGNDLVVRRLHSTAAGLLTRSVEHHDGAPAHASLRFDGGQSPDRGAVLEAVANAPINSEKFLGGYTIELFVKLPEPFEGNHAWMGIFSWQGRAGDAGKTAGYSPLEPTCSLNVSPERFLQYVLYPHVEDASPTSWSHALPVGRWFHVAVVNDGEQTVVWVEGSPITRNPKQPAHGIATLGRPFTLGATGWDLGFGQGFYGLLGDVRISKRALEPSEFMSPF; translated from the coding sequence ATGTCCGACACCCGTACCGGCGGCGTCGCCCGACGCCGTCTCCTGCAGGGCGCCATCGCCGCGCCCGCCGCGCTCGCCGTCCCCGGTCTGATCGGCGCCGCCGGCACCGCCCAGACGGCCGCCGCCGCGCCCGTCGTCCCGCCGGCATCGGCCGGGTTCGACCCGGACAGCCCGCGGTTCGCGCTGGCCGTCCTGCCGGACACGCAGTACCTCTTCGACGAGGACCGCTCCGACCCCGTGCCGCTGGCCACGACGTTCCGCTACCTCGCCGAGCAGCGCGGCCTGGCCAACGTCGCGTTCATGACGCACCTCGGCGACATCACCGAGCACGGCACGCAGGACGAGATCGACCTCGCCGACCAGACCTTCGAGGCCCTCGACGGCGTCGTGCCGTTCAGCGTGCTGGCCGGCAACCACGACATCCCCGGCGGCAACGACCAGCGTGGCGACACCCCGTACCTGCGCGCGTTCGGCCCGTCGCGGTTCACCGGCAGCGACACGTTCGGCGGCTCGTCGCCCGACGGCTACAACAGCTTCCACGTCATCCCGGCCGCGGGCCGCGAGTGGCTGGTGCTGGCGCTGGACTGGCGGGTCTCCGACGCCGGCCTGGCCTGGGCCCGCGGTGTCGTCGACGCGCACCCGAAGCTGCCCGCGATCGTCACCACGCACGACCTCGCCTACGCCGACGACGAGGGCGCCGCCACCCTGTCCGGCAACGGCCAGCGGCTGTGGGACGGGCTGATCCGCGCGAAGGACCAGATCTTCCTGGCGCTCGGCGGGCACTACTGGCCGCCGGGGCGGACCGTGCTGCGCAACGACGCAGGGCACGACGTCCACGTCCACATCACGAACTACCAGGACCGCTACTACGGCGGCGCCGGCATGATCCGGCTCTACCAGTTCGACCTGGTCCGCAACACCATCGACGTCGAGACGTTCGCGCCCTGGTTCCTGATGCGCGACGCGGGGGAGCGGCCGCCGCTGGGCTCCGAGGTCATCGAGCTGACCGACGACGTGGACCGGTTCAGCCTGCCGGTCGACTTCGAGGCGCGGTTCGAGGCGTTCGCGCCGGCGCCGAAGCCGCCGCAGGTGCCGCCGACCCGCGTCGTCGGCAAGGACACCGTCGCGTACTGGCGCTTCGACACGCTCGGCCTGCGCGGCCGGGTCGAGGAGGGCGCCACCGTGGCGAACGGCGCCGTCGCCCAGGACCTCACCCGCAAGGGCAACGACCTGGTCGTGCGCCGGCTGCACTCGACCGCCGCCGGCCTGCTCACCCGGTCGGTCGAGCACCACGACGGCGCGCCCGCCCACGCCAGCCTCCGCTTCGACGGTGGCCAGTCGCCCGACCGCGGCGCCGTCCTCGAGGCCGTCGCGAACGCGCCGATCAACTCCGAGAAGTTCCTCGGCGGCTACACCATCGAGCTGTTCGTCAAGCTGCCCGAGCCGTTCGAGGGCAACCACGCCTGGATGGGCATCTTCAGCTGGCAGGGCCGCGCCGGCGACGCGGGCAAGACCGCGGGCTACTCGCCGCTCGAACCGACCTGCAGCCTCAACGTGTCGCCCGAGCGCTTCCTCCAGTACGTTCTCTACCCGCACGTCGAGGACGCCTCTCCGACCTCCTGGAGCCACGCCCTCCCCGTCGGCCGCTGGTTCCACGTCGCGGTCGTCAACGACGGTGAGCAAACGGTCGTGTGGGTGGAGGGCTCGCCGATCACTCGCAACCCGAAGCAGCCGGCGCACGGCATCGCCACACTGGGCCGGCCGTTCACCCTCGGCGCGACGGGCTGGGACCTCGGTTTCGGCCAGGGCTTCTACGGCCTGCTCGGCGACGTCCGGATCAGCAAGCGCGCGCTGGAGCCGTCCGAGTTCATGTCGCCGTTCTGA